One genomic segment of Solibacillus isronensis includes these proteins:
- the gyrB gene encoding DNA topoisomerase (ATP-hydrolyzing) subunit B, translated as MALEDNKVQQSYDADQIQVLEGLEAVRKRPGMYIGSTSSKGLHHLVWEIVDNSIDEALAGYCTGITVTIEQDNWIRVEDNGRGIPVDIQEKMGMPAVEVIMTVLHAGGKFGGGGYKVSGGLHGVGASVVNALSSQTIVQVHRDGKIHEIIFERGQTVQKLTVVGETDHTGTTTRFKADSEIFKETTVYEYDILATRIRELAYLNRGISLTIADERIGQERSETFHFEGGIREYVEHINENKDPIHVPIDVLGEKEGITVEIAMQYNAGFSSNIMSFANNINTYEGGTHESGFKTALTRVINDYARKSNLIKESDANLTGEDVREGLTAIVSIKHPEPQFEGQTKTKLGNSEVSQITNALFSDGFERFLLENPTVARQVIEKGTMAARARVAAKKAREFTRRKSALEVSSLPGKLADCSSTNPAESEIYIVEGDSAGGSAKSGRDRHFQAILPLRGKILNVEKARLDRILSNAEIRAMITAFGTGIGEEFNLEKARYHKIVIMTDADVDGAHIRVLLLTFFFRFMRPLIEAGYVYAAKPPLYQVKQGKHVEYCYSDQELEDILNRLPKLPKPNVQRYKGLGEMNATQLWDTTMDPEHRTLIRVELDDAIEADKIFDHLMGDEVAPRRDFIEENAVYVQDLDI; from the coding sequence GTGGCTTTAGAAGATAATAAAGTCCAGCAATCTTATGATGCGGATCAAATACAAGTATTAGAAGGATTAGAGGCTGTTCGAAAACGTCCGGGTATGTATATTGGTTCAACAAGTTCAAAAGGATTGCACCATTTAGTTTGGGAAATTGTTGATAATAGTATTGATGAAGCTTTAGCAGGTTATTGTACAGGAATCACAGTAACAATTGAACAAGACAATTGGATTCGCGTAGAAGATAACGGTCGTGGTATTCCCGTAGATATTCAAGAAAAAATGGGTATGCCTGCTGTTGAAGTAATTATGACAGTACTGCACGCCGGCGGTAAATTTGGCGGCGGAGGCTATAAAGTATCAGGTGGTCTTCACGGTGTTGGTGCTTCTGTAGTAAACGCATTATCAAGTCAGACAATTGTTCAAGTACACCGCGATGGTAAAATCCATGAAATTATTTTTGAGCGCGGTCAAACGGTTCAAAAGTTAACAGTGGTTGGTGAAACAGACCATACAGGTACAACAACTCGATTTAAAGCTGACAGCGAAATATTTAAAGAAACAACAGTTTATGAATACGATATTTTAGCGACACGTATCCGTGAATTAGCTTACTTAAATCGTGGCATCAGCCTTACGATTGCAGATGAGCGCATAGGACAGGAACGTTCTGAAACATTCCACTTTGAGGGTGGTATTCGTGAATATGTTGAGCATATAAACGAAAATAAAGACCCTATCCATGTACCGATTGATGTGTTAGGCGAAAAAGAAGGCATTACGGTTGAAATTGCCATGCAGTATAATGCAGGCTTCAGCTCTAATATTATGTCCTTTGCCAACAACATCAACACGTATGAAGGTGGTACGCACGAATCAGGCTTTAAAACGGCCTTAACACGTGTTATTAACGACTATGCCCGCAAATCAAACTTGATTAAAGAATCGGATGCCAACCTTACAGGCGAAGATGTTCGTGAAGGTTTAACCGCAATCGTATCAATAAAGCACCCGGAACCTCAATTTGAGGGCCAAACTAAAACAAAACTTGGAAACTCTGAAGTAAGTCAGATTACAAATGCTTTATTCTCAGACGGATTTGAACGTTTCCTACTTGAAAATCCAACGGTTGCGCGCCAAGTTATCGAAAAAGGTACAATGGCGGCACGTGCGCGTGTAGCAGCGAAAAAGGCTCGTGAATTTACACGTCGTAAATCTGCATTGGAAGTTTCAAGCTTACCAGGTAAATTAGCAGACTGTTCTTCGACAAACCCTGCTGAATCTGAGATTTATATTGTAGAGGGTGACTCTGCCGGTGGATCTGCTAAATCAGGCCGTGACCGTCATTTCCAGGCGATCTTACCACTGCGCGGGAAAATCCTTAACGTTGAGAAAGCACGCTTGGACCGTATTTTATCTAATGCTGAAATCCGTGCAATGATTACAGCATTCGGTACTGGTATTGGGGAAGAGTTTAATTTAGAGAAAGCACGTTATCACAAAATCGTCATTATGACGGATGCCGATGTCGATGGGGCACATATTCGTGTGCTATTGCTGACATTCTTCTTCCGTTTCATGCGTCCGTTAATCGAAGCAGGCTATGTATATGCCGCAAAACCACCGCTTTATCAGGTGAAACAAGGGAAGCATGTTGAATACTGCTACTCGGATCAGGAGTTAGAAGATATTTTAAACCGTCTTCCGAAGTTACCGAAGCCTAATGTACAGCGTTATAAAGGTTTAGGGGAAATGAATGCAACGCAATTATGGGATACAACAATGGATCCAGAGCACCGTACTTTAATTCGAGTAGAATTGGATGATGCAATTGAAGCGGATAAAATTTTCGATCACTTAATGGGTGATGAAGTTGCACCTCGTCGTGATTTTATCGAAGAAAATGCAGTATACGTGCAAGACTTGGATATTTAA